One genomic segment of Panicum virgatum strain AP13 chromosome 2N, P.virgatum_v5, whole genome shotgun sequence includes these proteins:
- the LOC120662446 gene encoding DBF4-type zinc finger-containing protein 2 homolog: MAAPAREEEEARRAASALPRRPAPPRLLRACVHSPRAGAQPRPRARSRRWAAPPASRCRLLGPRTATCSPRARRPAPPGGEHGPWPPDPPRSSSAPWPLGAPRLSCGSIRAASSRSHGAAAREGGRRRPVSAWEEGGGRNEEGEGAPAKAKGGAAELAAPWPLAAPWPPVKLRPRAPCPPAASASASAAQAGRRASAAGLPAASAAAPRRRAAELDEGRCEEPSAARRGALASSSPFTAVRP; the protein is encoded by the coding sequence ATGGCCGCAcccgcgagggaggaggaggaagctcgccgcgccgcctccgcgctgcCTCGTCGCCCGGCCCCACCTCGCCTCCTCCGCGCGTGCGTGCATAGCCCGCGCGCAGGCGCgcagccgcggccgcgggcgcgctCCAGGCGCTGGGCTGCGCCGCCAGCATCCCGCTGCCGCCTGCTCGGCCCCCGCACGGCCACCTGCTCCCCCCGCGCTCGGCGGCCTGCTCCGCCTGGTGGGGAGCatgggccatggccgccggatccgccgcgcTCGAGCTCCGCGCCATGGCCGTTGGGGGCACCACGTTTGAGCTGCGGGAGCATCCGGGCCGCGTCGTCGCGGTCCCACGGTGCGGCCGCcagggagggaggccggaggaggcCCGTGTCGGCTTgggaagagggaggagggaggaacgaggagggggagggggcgccagCCAAGGCGAAAGGtggcgccgccgagctcgccgcgccgtGGCCACTCGCTGCGCCGTGGCCGCCCGTCAagctccgcccgcgcgcgccatgCCCGCCCGCGGCGAGTGCGAGTGCGAGCGCCGCGCAGGCCGGCCGTCGCGCGTCCGCTGCAGGCTTGCCGGCCGCCTCTGCTGCCGCGCCGCGCAGGCGTGCCGCCGAGCTCGACGAGGGCCGCTGTGAGGAGCCGTCCGCCGCGAGGAGGGGCGCGCTGGCGAGCTCGAGCCCGTTCACCGCCGTCCGGCCTTGA